The following coding sequences are from one Arthrobacter sp. PvP023 window:
- a CDS encoding TetR/AcrR family transcriptional regulator — protein MSTSKPRGQYAKGAERREQIIQTATDVFATEGFEGTALKRVAELVGVKEATLFHYFRGKQELLTAVLAERDRRSLAAGEDTEVGLRLMAPIAERNRREPGLTTLYAVASATANDPGHDSHSYFQERYAQVVAELAEDIGRRQEAGEVRRDVPAQKLARLVVAAFDGLQLQWLYDKNVDMADGLTQLIDVLLAPPVA, from the coding sequence ATGTCAACGTCGAAGCCACGCGGCCAGTACGCCAAGGGAGCGGAACGCCGCGAACAGATAATCCAGACGGCCACGGATGTTTTTGCAACAGAAGGCTTCGAGGGCACGGCGCTCAAACGCGTGGCCGAGCTGGTGGGGGTGAAGGAAGCCACCCTGTTCCATTACTTTCGCGGCAAGCAGGAACTGCTGACGGCTGTGCTCGCCGAACGGGACCGCCGGAGCCTGGCCGCCGGTGAAGACACGGAAGTGGGCCTGAGGCTGATGGCGCCGATCGCTGAGCGCAACCGCAGGGAGCCGGGGCTCACCACGCTCTATGCCGTGGCATCAGCGACGGCGAATGATCCGGGACATGATTCCCACTCCTATTTCCAGGAGCGCTACGCCCAGGTGGTGGCGGAGCTGGCCGAAGACATTGGCCGACGCCAGGAGGCCGGTGAAGTGCGCCGCGACGTGCCCGCGCAGAAGCTGGCGCGGCTGGTGGTGGCCGCCTTTGACGGCCTGCAGTTGCAGTGGCTTTATGACAAGAATGTGGACATGGCGGACGGCCTGACTCAGCTGATTGATGTCCTCCTGGCTCCACCCGTGGCCTAG
- a CDS encoding LacI family DNA-binding transcriptional regulator, protein MGRRATTRRIGIADVALKAGVSHATVSRVMNGNFTVDPAIAERVRAAATELNYQPNPVGRSLALGKTDTIGIVVPDLSNPTFQAILRGLSMAAAQDGYRVLIADSSEVSSEEAILAGEARRRCDGLVLCAPRMGDAELEELAPSLQPMVLINRTTVDTHTPSLMVDYGQGIQELAEHLVDLGHTRLAFLAGPARSASNGLRLVGLEKFTAAHPEIDLTMLDGGSTFEVGHQSVDAVLASGATGVLAFNDLVAMGLLSGLHERGVRVPEDISVTGFDDIPFARYTTPTLTTAAVPITELGQQAWHRMRDLIRHIPSDAVAEGPTVFQPRLEVRGSTGAAKG, encoded by the coding sequence TTGGGCAGGAGAGCCACCACCCGGCGAATCGGCATTGCCGATGTCGCCCTCAAGGCCGGCGTCTCGCACGCGACCGTTTCGCGTGTGATGAACGGCAACTTCACTGTTGACCCCGCCATCGCCGAGCGCGTCAGGGCTGCAGCCACCGAACTGAACTATCAGCCGAACCCGGTGGGCCGCAGCCTGGCGCTGGGAAAGACGGACACCATCGGCATCGTGGTGCCGGACCTCTCCAACCCCACCTTCCAGGCCATCCTCCGCGGCCTCAGCATGGCCGCCGCCCAGGATGGCTACCGGGTCCTCATCGCCGACTCCTCCGAAGTGTCCAGCGAGGAGGCCATCCTCGCCGGCGAGGCCCGCCGGCGTTGCGACGGCCTGGTGCTCTGTGCGCCGCGCATGGGCGACGCCGAGCTGGAAGAGCTCGCGCCGTCACTCCAGCCCATGGTGCTGATCAACCGCACCACCGTGGACACGCACACGCCCAGCCTGATGGTGGACTACGGCCAGGGCATCCAGGAACTGGCCGAACACCTTGTGGACTTGGGCCACACGCGCCTCGCCTTCCTGGCCGGACCGGCCCGGAGCGCGTCGAACGGCCTGCGCCTCGTAGGACTGGAAAAGTTCACAGCCGCCCACCCGGAGATTGACCTCACAATGCTCGACGGCGGCTCCACCTTCGAGGTAGGGCACCAGTCGGTGGATGCCGTCCTTGCCAGCGGAGCCACCGGCGTCCTGGCCTTCAACGACCTCGTGGCCATGGGCCTGCTGAGCGGGCTCCATGAGCGCGGTGTCAGGGTCCCGGAGGACATCTCCGTCACCGGCTTCGACGACATCCCCTTTGCCCGCTACACCACCCCCACGCTCACCACGGCGGCGGTGCCCATCACCGAACTGGGCCAGCAGGCGTGGCACCGGATGCGGGACCTGATCCGCCACATCCCCTCCGACGCAGTCGCCGAAGGACCCACGGTGTTCCAGCCTAGGCTCGAAGTCCGCGGCAGCACGGGCGCGGCGAAGGGCTAG
- a CDS encoding Gfo/Idh/MocA family oxidoreductase encodes MGTTANTVNPGSSAAVASTAAAAAPANAVHPAGAAPSKPVRKARIVLIGTGGRSEMYIRAIFGKHSDTAELVAFSDVNPGRVEFYQKLIQELGAPGPVAAFDPADLTAFIRDNDIDRVVVTTPDYTHADYIVEGLEAGADVVVEKPLTIDAEGCRRITRAVEETGRNVVVTFNYRYSPRNSALKEIIQSGVIGKVTSIDFSWVLDTVHGADYFRRWHREKKNSGGLLIHKASHHFDLVNWWIDDVPERVFASGGLKFYGDKNAAERGLGPRPERGTPDAGASAAVTGSAEKDPFALDLREDERLKALFLDNEHFDGYRRDQDVFTAGITIEDNLALVVDYHGGPVLSYSLNAHSPWEGYRVAVNGTEGRAELEVVERAAVLHSTDKKTVVDPSATPVEEEDAVRRNGERLVVQRHWEAAYEVPIVNGEGGHGGGDELLLSDLFNGPGEDPLGRPSGYLDGLRSVSVGIAGNRSLESSLPVRIQDLDLGADLRRGA; translated from the coding sequence ATGGGCACCACAGCCAACACCGTCAATCCGGGCAGCAGTGCTGCCGTGGCCAGCACTGCCGCTGCCGCCGCCCCCGCCAACGCTGTCCATCCCGCCGGCGCAGCCCCCTCCAAACCGGTCCGCAAAGCGCGGATCGTCCTGATCGGCACGGGTGGCCGGTCCGAAATGTACATCCGCGCGATCTTCGGCAAGCACTCGGACACCGCCGAACTGGTGGCTTTCTCCGACGTCAACCCCGGCCGCGTGGAGTTCTACCAGAAGCTCATCCAGGAACTCGGGGCTCCCGGACCCGTCGCAGCGTTTGATCCCGCCGACCTGACCGCGTTCATCCGGGACAACGACATTGACCGCGTTGTGGTGACCACGCCGGACTACACCCACGCCGACTACATTGTGGAAGGCCTGGAAGCCGGTGCCGACGTGGTGGTGGAAAAGCCGCTGACCATCGATGCCGAAGGCTGCCGCCGGATCACCAGAGCCGTCGAAGAAACCGGCCGCAATGTGGTGGTGACCTTCAACTACCGCTACTCGCCGCGCAACAGCGCCCTGAAGGAAATTATCCAGAGCGGCGTGATCGGCAAGGTCACCTCCATCGACTTCAGCTGGGTTCTGGACACCGTCCACGGGGCCGACTACTTCCGCCGCTGGCACCGTGAGAAGAAGAACTCCGGCGGGCTGCTGATCCACAAGGCGTCCCACCACTTCGACCTGGTCAACTGGTGGATCGACGACGTCCCGGAGCGTGTTTTCGCCTCGGGCGGCCTCAAGTTCTACGGCGACAAGAACGCCGCCGAGCGCGGCCTGGGCCCGCGCCCGGAACGCGGAACGCCCGACGCCGGTGCTTCCGCCGCCGTAACAGGCTCGGCAGAAAAGGACCCGTTCGCGCTGGACCTGCGCGAAGACGAACGCCTCAAGGCACTCTTCCTGGACAACGAACACTTCGACGGCTACCGCCGCGACCAGGACGTCTTCACGGCCGGCATCACCATCGAGGACAACCTCGCCCTCGTGGTGGACTACCACGGCGGCCCCGTCCTCAGCTACTCGCTCAACGCCCACAGCCCCTGGGAAGGCTACCGCGTGGCCGTCAACGGCACCGAGGGCCGGGCGGAACTTGAAGTGGTGGAACGCGCCGCTGTCCTGCACAGCACGGACAAGAAGACCGTGGTGGACCCCTCCGCGACGCCCGTCGAGGAAGAGGACGCGGTGCGCCGCAACGGTGAACGCCTGGTGGTCCAGCGGCACTGGGAGGCGGCCTACGAGGTGCCCATCGTCAACGGCGAGGGCGGCCACGGCGGGGGCGATGAGCTCCTCCTGTCCGATCTGTTCAACGGTCCCGGCGAGGACCCGCTGGGACGCCCCTCCGGCTACCTGGACGGACTTCGCTCCGTTTCGGTCGGCATCGCGGGCAACCGTTCGCTGGAATCTTCCCTCCCGGTCCGCATCCAGGATCTTGACCTCGGCGCAGACCTACGCCGCGGCGCCTAG